Proteins encoded within one genomic window of Bradyrhizobium sp. CB1717:
- a CDS encoding nodulation protein NodZ, translating into MKFYRRSSPAPRFQTVTSDKMIREMSAMTSLVQPVAREEAMQSGSKNDRFVVSRRRTGFGDCLWSLAAAWRFAKQTGRTLAIDWRGSCYLDEPSTNAFPVFFEPVQDIAGVRVICDDKINQCSFPGPFFPTWWNKPSIDCVYRPDEQIFRERDELDQLFQSRKDSDANTVVCDACLMWRCDQEAEREIFRSIRPRPEIQSRIDAIYREHFESYSVIGIHVRHGNGEDIMGHAPYWADPERALRQVCNAIDKARGLPHAKPMKAFLCTDSAIVVEKVSTIFPDVFTIPKQFRAPQAGPLHNAALGAEGGVSALIDMYLLARCDTVIRFPPTSAFTRYARLFAPRVIEFDLKDPSRLILIEQTSRELVDS; encoded by the coding sequence ATGAAGTTCTACCGACGCAGCTCGCCGGCACCGCGATTTCAGACCGTAACGTCGGACAAGATGATACGTGAGATGTCTGCAATGACGTCTCTTGTCCAACCAGTAGCCCGGGAAGAGGCAATGCAGAGCGGTTCGAAGAATGATAGGTTCGTAGTTTCCCGGCGACGCACGGGGTTCGGCGACTGCCTGTGGTCACTGGCGGCAGCTTGGCGTTTTGCAAAGCAGACAGGACGGACGCTAGCCATCGATTGGAGGGGATCTTGCTATCTCGATGAGCCATCCACCAACGCCTTTCCAGTCTTCTTCGAACCGGTTCAAGACATTGCTGGCGTGCGGGTGATTTGCGACGACAAGATCAATCAATGTTCATTTCCGGGACCATTCTTCCCGACATGGTGGAACAAGCCATCCATCGATTGCGTCTATCGCCCGGACGAGCAGATTTTCCGGGAGCGCGACGAACTCGATCAACTGTTCCAAAGTCGCAAAGATAGTGACGCCAACACGGTTGTGTGTGATGCGTGCCTGATGTGGCGCTGCGATCAGGAGGCCGAACGAGAAATCTTTCGGAGCATCAGGCCACGACCTGAAATTCAATCTCGGATTGATGCTATCTACCGCGAGCACTTTGAATCGTACAGCGTAATCGGCATCCATGTCCGACATGGCAACGGCGAGGACATTATGGGGCATGCTCCCTACTGGGCTGACCCGGAGCGCGCCTTGCGACAGGTCTGTAATGCCATTGATAAGGCTAGGGGGTTACCCCACGCAAAACCCATGAAGGCTTTCCTGTGCACGGACAGCGCGATCGTCGTTGAGAAGGTTTCGACTATATTTCCTGATGTTTTCACGATTCCAAAACAGTTCCGGGCACCTCAGGCCGGCCCATTGCACAACGCCGCGCTCGGAGCCGAGGGCGGCGTTTCCGCGCTCATCGATATGTACCTCCTTGCGCGCTGCGATACCGTGATCCGTTTTCCCCCGACGAGCGCCTTTACGCGCTATGCGCGTCTCTTTGCCCCACGCGTTATAGAATTCGATTTGAAGGATCCGAGCCGATTGATCCTGATTGAACAAACCTCGCGAGAGCTCGTGGATTCATGA
- the nodI gene encoding nodulation factor ABC transporter ATP-binding protein NodI — MSTVAIELAGVKKSFGDKVIVNELSFSVARGECFGLLGPNGAGKSTIARMLLGMISPDAGTITVLNEPVPSRARVARVRIGVVPQFDNLELEFTVRENLLVFGRYFGMSARKIEAVAPSLLEFARLESKADVRVSELSGGMKRRLTLARALINDPHLLVMDEPTTGLDPHARHLIWERLRVLLARGKTILLTTHFMEEAERLCDRLCVLEGGRKIAEGKPDGLIDEHIGCNVVEIYGDDPHQLCELIRPHARHIEVSGETLFCYTPYPDQVRVKLRGRAGLRILQRPPNLEDVFLRLTGREMEK, encoded by the coding sequence ATGTCCACCGTAGCAATCGAGCTTGCCGGCGTGAAAAAGTCATTTGGCGACAAGGTCATCGTCAATGAACTATCGTTCTCGGTTGCGCGCGGAGAATGCTTCGGCCTGCTTGGCCCAAATGGAGCTGGCAAGAGCACGATTGCGCGTATGCTCCTCGGCATGATTTCGCCGGACGCAGGCACGATTACGGTCCTCAATGAGCCTGTGCCTTCCCGCGCTCGTGTGGCGCGTGTGCGCATCGGCGTGGTGCCGCAGTTCGATAACCTTGAACTCGAGTTCACCGTTCGAGAGAACCTGCTCGTGTTTGGTCGCTATTTCGGCATGAGCGCTCGCAAGATCGAGGCGGTCGCGCCATCGCTGCTCGAGTTTGCGCGCCTCGAAAGCAAGGCCGACGTGCGCGTCTCCGAGTTGTCCGGCGGCATGAAACGGCGGTTGACGCTGGCGCGTGCGCTAATCAATGACCCGCATCTGCTCGTGATGGACGAGCCGACGACTGGTTTGGATCCGCACGCCCGCCACCTGATTTGGGAACGTCTGCGAGTTCTGCTTGCGCGGGGCAAGACGATTCTCTTGACCACTCACTTCATGGAAGAGGCCGAACGCCTGTGCGATCGGCTGTGTGTCCTCGAGGGTGGACGCAAGATCGCCGAAGGCAAGCCGGACGGCCTGATCGATGAGCATATTGGCTGCAACGTGGTCGAAATCTATGGCGATGATCCACATCAGCTCTGCGAGTTGATCAGGCCGCATGCACGCCACATCGAAGTGAGTGGAGAGACGCTCTTTTGTTATACACCATATCCGGACCAGGTACGCGTGAAACTGCGCGGGCGAGCGGGCCTTCGTATTCTGCAGCGCCCCCCTAATCTCGAGGACGTGTTTTTGCGGCTGACCGGGCGCGAGATGGAGAAGTGA
- a CDS encoding carbamoyltransferase, giving the protein MLCLGVSGGLDRIYESSPELPNTFLHDGAAVLVQDGRVIAAVEEERLNRVKHSNKFPSNSIQYCLSTAGVELGEIDRIAFYATEAYCNTMLERLSVSQPVPLDAKLLLRQLLAREFGAEIDPSRLSFVNHHEAHAVSAFAMSGFEQSLVFAIDGGGDFLSGLLAVGSGTEIAQLASFPEHNSLGLFYLETIRYLGYGLFDEYKVMGLAPYGDPAPYRELFAQFYELLENGGYRVHLDRIGPALVRNIEVRRKGMPFTQQHRDVSASLQEALERIVFHILRHHREATGITRLCLAGGVAHNCTLNGKLLYSGLFDDIFVQPAAHDAGCALGAALMLSNELGRPAPRERLPDVYWGPDLGNEQAVEHELNAWSGHLDIQRSDDIASSAADWMANGDVIGWVQGRSEFGPRALGNRSILADPRPAGNKGRINAMVKKREGYRPFAPSVLEEDASEFFELPDGTRQLPFMNFVVRVREAKRNVLGAITHVDGTARLQTVSRKANPTYWDVINAFKRRTGIPVLLNTSFNNNAEPIVESVSDAITTFLTTDLDGLVVGPFLVRKRPASLQDWSVLGVSLPPYASLHRVRSHTAPDRQETVCEIRTGRSAHDSMRISHELFEILMRIEGEASLGWLLDATMQDQAKREDLVKELRLVWELRGVRLHPPRAACGCNKVQSET; this is encoded by the coding sequence ATGTTGTGCCTGGGAGTGAGTGGCGGTCTTGACAGAATCTATGAAAGCTCGCCGGAGCTGCCGAATACATTTCTTCACGATGGCGCTGCGGTTCTTGTGCAGGATGGCCGCGTGATTGCTGCTGTCGAAGAGGAGCGCCTCAACCGCGTCAAGCACTCCAACAAGTTTCCGAGCAATTCGATCCAATACTGCCTTTCTACCGCAGGAGTTGAGCTCGGCGAGATCGACCGTATCGCGTTCTACGCGACTGAAGCCTACTGCAACACCATGCTCGAGCGTCTTTCTGTTTCTCAGCCCGTTCCGTTGGACGCCAAACTGTTGCTGCGCCAGCTGCTGGCACGGGAGTTCGGCGCTGAGATCGATCCGTCGCGGCTTTCCTTCGTGAACCACCACGAAGCGCATGCTGTGAGCGCGTTTGCCATGTCCGGCTTCGAGCAAAGTCTCGTTTTTGCGATCGACGGCGGTGGTGATTTTCTCTCCGGCTTATTGGCGGTGGGGTCTGGTACCGAAATTGCGCAACTTGCAAGCTTCCCAGAACATAACTCCCTGGGGCTGTTCTATCTCGAGACGATCCGATATCTCGGATACGGGTTGTTCGACGAGTACAAAGTGATGGGGCTTGCCCCGTATGGTGATCCCGCTCCCTATCGCGAGCTCTTCGCGCAGTTCTACGAGTTGTTGGAAAACGGTGGCTATCGCGTTCACCTTGATCGGATCGGTCCGGCCCTGGTCCGCAACATCGAGGTTCGGCGAAAAGGAATGCCATTCACCCAACAGCATCGAGATGTCAGCGCTTCGCTGCAGGAGGCGCTGGAGCGGATCGTGTTTCACATCCTACGGCACCATCGTGAAGCGACGGGCATTACACGCTTGTGCTTGGCTGGGGGAGTAGCCCATAATTGCACGCTGAATGGTAAGCTGCTTTATTCCGGGCTATTTGACGACATTTTTGTTCAACCCGCGGCGCACGACGCCGGTTGCGCGCTCGGCGCTGCGTTGATGCTGTCAAACGAGCTGGGCAGGCCGGCGCCGCGGGAGCGACTGCCGGACGTTTATTGGGGGCCCGATCTCGGCAACGAGCAAGCCGTTGAGCATGAGCTCAACGCATGGTCAGGCCACCTCGACATTCAACGAAGTGATGACATAGCATCCAGTGCGGCAGACTGGATGGCGAATGGCGATGTAATCGGCTGGGTTCAGGGCCGCTCTGAGTTCGGCCCACGTGCGCTTGGTAACCGCAGCATTCTTGCGGACCCGCGGCCTGCGGGAAACAAGGGCCGCATCAACGCGATGGTCAAGAAGCGCGAGGGCTATCGCCCCTTTGCGCCATCTGTACTGGAGGAGGATGCGAGCGAGTTCTTTGAGCTCCCGGACGGCACGCGGCAGCTCCCCTTCATGAACTTCGTGGTTCGTGTGCGGGAAGCCAAGCGTAACGTGCTCGGTGCGATCACACACGTTGATGGGACCGCTCGGCTGCAGACAGTATCGCGCAAGGCAAACCCCACCTACTGGGATGTAATTAATGCGTTCAAGAGGCGAACGGGCATCCCAGTTCTTCTGAATACCTCATTTAACAACAATGCCGAGCCGATCGTGGAGTCCGTGTCAGATGCGATCACCACGTTCTTGACGACTGACCTGGACGGACTTGTTGTTGGGCCGTTCCTCGTCAGAAAGCGGCCAGCATCACTGCAGGATTGGAGTGTACTGGGCGTTTCATTGCCGCCGTATGCATCCCTTCATCGTGTTCGCTCCCACACAGCGCCAGATCGTCAGGAAACGGTCTGCGAGATCCGCACGGGACGTTCCGCCCACGACAGTATGCGTATCTCACATGAGCTTTTCGAGATCTTGATGCGGATCGAGGGCGAGGCGTCGCTCGGCTGGCTTCTCGACGCAACCATGCAGGACCAGGCCAAGCGTGAAGATCTCGTGAAGGAACTGCGGCTCGTGTGGGAGCTGCGGGGCGTTCGGCTGCATCCGCCGCGCGCGGCTTGCGGCTGCAATAAAGTGCAAAGCGAAACATAG
- a CDS encoding electron transfer flavoprotein subunit beta/FixA family protein gives MHNVVCIKQVPDSAQIRVHPVTNTIMRQGVPTIINPYDLFALEAALELRDRFGGEITVLTMGPPSAEDSLRKALTYGADRAVLLTDRCFAGSDTLATTYALATAIRKIGKEYGPTNLIFTGKQTIDGDTAQVGPGIAKRLGVLQLTYVAKVRSLDLAAHTIEAERRSEGGVQVLHTRLPCLITMLEATNQIRRGAMPDALRAARAQIVKWSANDAGIEDVSKCGLKGSPTVVKRVFAPSARAEKAALVEAGEQPAQALIDAIFKHQPKLEADLAALVRDT, from the coding sequence GTGCACAATGTCGTCTGCATCAAACAGGTTCCGGACTCGGCGCAGATCCGCGTGCACCCCGTGACCAATACAATCATGCGTCAGGGAGTGCCGACCATCATTAACCCATATGACCTCTTCGCCCTCGAGGCCGCGCTGGAACTGCGCGATCGGTTCGGCGGCGAAATTACGGTGCTTACAATGGGACCGCCATCGGCGGAGGATTCTTTGCGAAAGGCGCTGACTTACGGCGCCGATCGCGCCGTCCTACTCACCGATCGCTGCTTTGCGGGCTCCGACACCCTGGCCACAACGTATGCACTTGCAACAGCCATCCGAAAAATCGGTAAGGAATATGGCCCGACAAACCTCATCTTCACGGGAAAGCAGACCATCGACGGCGATACGGCGCAGGTTGGGCCCGGCATCGCAAAGCGACTGGGCGTATTGCAGCTAACCTACGTTGCGAAAGTCAGATCCTTAGATCTCGCCGCCCATACAATTGAGGCGGAACGACGCTCCGAAGGTGGTGTTCAGGTGCTGCACACGAGGCTGCCGTGTCTGATCACAATGCTGGAGGCAACGAATCAGATTCGGCGCGGCGCGATGCCGGATGCGTTGCGTGCCGCGCGTGCCCAAATCGTTAAATGGAGCGCAAACGATGCCGGTATCGAAGACGTCTCCAAATGCGGCCTCAAGGGATCGCCGACCGTCGTCAAGCGAGTGTTCGCTCCCTCTGCGCGGGCTGAGAAGGCAGCGCTGGTCGAGGCCGGCGAGCAACCGGCGCAGGCGTTGATAGACGCTATTTTCAAGCATCAGCCGAAGCTCGAAGCCGATCTTGCTGCACTTGTCCGTGACACTTGA
- the nifA gene encoding nif-specific transcriptional activator NifA yields the protein MQKEARQPGQGTREDDQENGGRLMLDIPSSRERPASQPEPEGNLSGEPLRESALTGIFEISKILAAPSRLEVTLANVVGLLQSFVQMRHGIVSLLDDDGMPDITVGAGWSEGSDERYRMRLPRTAIDQIIATDRPLVVENVAAEPLFSAADREVLGASDDMPVSFIGVPIRIDPKVVGTLTVDRIRDDRSSLGLEYDARLLAMIANLVGQTVKLHRLFACDRERLMAEKDRLQKQVLELRQPARERKKLHAHGIIGDSPALRGLLEKIAVVARSNSTVLLRGESGTGKELVAKAIHESSSRARRPFVKLNCAALPETVLESELFGHEKGAFTGAFSSRKGRFELADKGTLFLDEIGEISAPFQAKLLRVLQEQEFERVGSNQTVKVDVRIIAATNKNLEEAVGRSEFRADLYYRISVVPLLLPPLRERRSDIPLLAREFLRNFNNENGRTLTLEASAIDVLMNCGFPGNVRELENCIERTATLCAGSSIVRSDFACCHGQCLSAMLWKGTSDERPDQPAPMPSVPAKSTIPLAQPTQPVQSVAGELASLGPPGTVLVSGAKMADRERVIAAMERSGWVQAKAARLLGLTPRQIGYALRKYGIEIKRF from the coding sequence ATGCAAAAAGAAGCTCGCCAACCAGGACAAGGTACCAGGGAGGATGATCAAGAGAACGGAGGCCGCCTCATGCTGGATATACCTTCCTCACGTGAAAGACCTGCCTCGCAACCTGAGCCGGAGGGTAATCTCTCGGGGGAGCCGTTGCGTGAGAGCGCGCTAACCGGCATCTTCGAAATATCGAAAATACTCGCCGCTCCCTCGCGGCTCGAAGTCACGTTGGCCAACGTTGTTGGTCTTCTGCAGTCGTTTGTGCAGATGCGACACGGCATCGTCTCACTGCTCGATGACGACGGCATGCCGGACATTACAGTGGGCGCCGGCTGGAGCGAAGGCAGCGACGAACGTTATCGGATGCGATTGCCGCGGACGGCAATCGACCAGATCATCGCGACCGACAGGCCTCTTGTCGTCGAGAACGTGGCCGCCGAGCCGTTATTCAGCGCTGCCGACCGGGAAGTGCTCGGCGCCTCGGATGATATGCCAGTCTCGTTCATCGGGGTTCCGATTCGCATTGATCCGAAGGTCGTGGGTACGCTGACGGTTGACCGCATCCGCGACGATAGGTCGAGTCTCGGGCTCGAGTACGATGCACGACTGCTCGCCATGATCGCTAACCTGGTGGGACAAACAGTGAAGTTACATCGCTTGTTCGCCTGCGATCGCGAACGACTGATGGCGGAGAAAGACCGGCTACAAAAGCAAGTACTAGAGCTCAGGCAACCCGCTCGGGAGCGCAAGAAGCTACACGCCCATGGGATCATTGGGGACAGTCCAGCCCTGCGCGGGCTGCTCGAGAAGATTGCGGTTGTAGCCAGATCTAACAGCACGGTTCTGCTGCGTGGCGAATCCGGTACCGGAAAGGAACTCGTAGCCAAGGCGATTCACGAATCATCGTCCCGCGCCAGGCGCCCGTTCGTTAAGCTGAATTGCGCGGCGCTTCCTGAGACCGTCCTGGAATCCGAATTATTCGGACATGAGAAAGGCGCCTTTACCGGTGCGTTCAGCTCGCGCAAGGGGCGCTTCGAACTTGCCGACAAAGGAACGCTGTTTCTTGATGAGATCGGCGAGATCTCAGCTCCGTTCCAGGCGAAGTTGCTGCGCGTTCTGCAAGAGCAGGAGTTCGAGCGCGTCGGCAGCAACCAGACTGTTAAGGTCGATGTTCGAATAATAGCTGCGACCAACAAGAACCTTGAAGAGGCTGTCGGAAGGAGCGAGTTTCGCGCGGACCTTTACTATCGCATCAGTGTAGTTCCCTTACTGTTGCCACCTCTGCGCGAACGACGCAGTGATATTCCGCTGCTTGCGAGGGAGTTCCTCAGAAATTTCAATAACGAGAACGGCCGTACGCTGACCTTGGAGGCGAGTGCGATCGATGTACTGATGAACTGCGGCTTTCCGGGAAATGTCCGCGAACTCGAGAACTGCATCGAGCGTACAGCGACGCTGTGCGCGGGATCATCGATCGTGAGAAGTGACTTTGCATGCTGCCACGGCCAGTGCCTATCTGCGATGCTGTGGAAAGGCACGTCGGACGAGAGACCAGACCAGCCCGCACCCATGCCATCGGTGCCCGCAAAGTCCACCATTCCGCTAGCTCAGCCGACCCAGCCGGTCCAGTCTGTCGCCGGCGAACTGGCCTCACTGGGGCCTCCCGGCACAGTTCTCGTTAGTGGCGCGAAGATGGCCGACCGCGAACGGGTCATTGCGGCCATGGAAAGATCTGGCTGGGTGCAGGCGAAAGCAGCGCGCCTGCTCGGACTAACGCCGCGCCAGATTGGCTACGCGCTGAGGAAATATGGAATCGAGATAAAGCGGTTCTGA
- a CDS encoding ABC transporter permease has translation MGESFAAVMPANAYNWIAVWRRNFLAWKKVALASILGNLADPITNLFGLGFGLGLIVGRVEGTSYIAFLAAGMVATSAMTSATFETMYAAFARMDAKRTWEAILSTQLTLGDIVLGELVWAASKSVLAGTAIGIVAATLGYASWPSILYAMPTIALTGLVFASLAMVVIALAPSYDYFVFYQTLVLTPMVFLCGVVFPASQLPGSFQQFAGLLPLAHSVDLIRPAMLERGADSAALHVGALCVYAVLPFFASTALFRRRLLR, from the coding sequence ATGGGTGAAAGTTTTGCGGCGGTGATGCCCGCGAACGCGTACAATTGGATTGCGGTATGGCGTCGGAACTTCCTAGCATGGAAGAAAGTCGCACTTGCATCGATTCTCGGCAACCTCGCAGATCCCATAACCAATCTGTTTGGCCTCGGCTTTGGCCTTGGACTGATCGTGGGGCGCGTTGAGGGGACGTCGTACATAGCGTTCCTGGCAGCCGGCATGGTCGCGACCAGCGCCATGACGTCCGCCACCTTTGAAACCATGTATGCAGCCTTTGCACGCATGGACGCCAAGCGCACCTGGGAAGCAATCCTCTCCACTCAGCTCACGCTTGGCGACATCGTTCTGGGTGAACTGGTGTGGGCGGCCAGTAAGTCCGTTCTGGCCGGAACAGCGATCGGGATCGTCGCTGCCACGCTGGGTTATGCGTCATGGCCATCCATTCTGTATGCGATGCCAACAATCGCCCTTACTGGCCTTGTCTTCGCCAGCCTTGCTATGGTCGTCATAGCTCTTGCGCCAAGTTACGATTACTTCGTGTTTTACCAGACACTTGTTCTCACTCCTATGGTGTTTTTGTGTGGCGTGGTCTTTCCGGCGAGCCAACTGCCCGGCTCATTTCAGCAGTTCGCCGGTTTGTTGCCTCTCGCACATTCGGTCGACCTTATTCGCCCAGCGATGCTCGAGCGCGGCGCCGACAGCGCTGCCCTGCACGTAGGTGCGCTCTGCGTTTATGCGGTCTTGCCCTTTTTCGCGTCGACAGCACTATTTCGACGCCGCCTGCTGCGTTGA
- a CDS encoding SDR family oxidoreductase — translation MGLDLPNDDLIRGPLPETHLACPYQVDKARVHGGEQKAMLLTGASRGIGHATAKLFSEAGWRIISCARQPFDGERCPWEAGNEDHVQIDLSNHRMLPRAITEVKKRLAGAPLHALVNNAGVSPKTPAGDRMTSLTTSIETWMKVFHLNLVAPILLAQGLFDELRAASGSIVNVTSIAGSRVHPFAGSAYATSKAALASLTREMAHDYAPHGIRVNAIAPGEIKTDMLSPDTEARLVPSIPLRRVGTPDEVAKVIFFLCSDAASYVTGAEVPINGGQHL, via the coding sequence GTGGGTCTGGATCTGCCAAATGACGATCTAATCAGAGGCCCGCTGCCCGAAACACATTTGGCTTGCCCCTATCAGGTCGATAAAGCCCGTGTTCATGGCGGAGAACAGAAGGCGATGTTGCTCACCGGAGCATCGCGCGGAATTGGTCATGCCACTGCCAAGCTGTTCTCGGAGGCGGGCTGGCGCATCATTTCTTGCGCGCGTCAACCGTTCGACGGCGAGCGATGCCCCTGGGAGGCAGGGAACGAAGATCATGTCCAGATCGACCTCAGCAATCATCGAATGCTGCCGCGCGCGATCACTGAGGTCAAGAAACGCTTGGCCGGTGCACCTCTGCACGCGCTTGTGAACAATGCCGGTGTTTCGCCGAAAACGCCCGCTGGCGATCGGATGACGTCGTTGACGACGTCAATCGAAACTTGGATGAAGGTGTTCCATCTCAATCTGGTGGCCCCGATCCTGTTGGCGCAGGGCTTGTTTGACGAGCTAAGAGCCGCGTCAGGATCGATCGTGAATGTGACTTCGATTGCGGGCTCGCGGGTGCACCCGTTTGCCGGCAGTGCCTATGCGACGTCGAAAGCTGCGCTTGCGAGCCTCACACGCGAAATGGCCCACGATTATGCGCCGCATGGCATTCGCGTGAATGCGATCGCGCCCGGCGAAATCAAGACGGACATGTTATCGCCCGATACAGAAGCGCGTCTCGTGCCAAGTATCCCGCTGCGCAGAGTGGGAACCCCGGATGAAGTGGCCAAGGTCATCTTTTTCCTGTGCTCAGATGCGGCCAGCTATGTCACGGGAGCCGAGGTGCCGATCAATGGTGGGCAACATCTGTGA
- a CDS encoding GFA family protein — protein MTEQARALFGPHPFAAEMSEDQIARLLPEYLAMSQAFPYLQAGSQRDLIFDAMNHNRDIARDIELTSVVGNFICWDETGGYGQILQGGKAALPDILVTENFHANLLRKDASQLLGRAIQPYYSATTKRYLLSLYAGLSSKDPLVRCAYMVAFELHAADMIQSLWTTLVKTFKARPDDLEYFRSHVGGEDPAEKYHGEMTSRLIGELIPADRNDRFLDEFDRAYRLSLQWCRDLLRIVSRKGDHHSEIEHHGRCHCGSVKFYVKAPRELSAVRCNCSICQMSGFLHLLVPGNKLGIECGEEFLTAYQFNKNIARHTFCRVCGIKPFYRPRSNPTGFSVNIRCLDKRTIERITVSEFDGEHWDQAFRSMQQDLQPCVEDRPWSELEWRA, from the coding sequence TTGACTGAGCAGGCGCGAGCCCTGTTCGGCCCGCACCCGTTCGCTGCGGAGATGTCCGAGGACCAGATCGCTCGCCTGTTGCCTGAATATCTAGCGATGTCACAAGCGTTCCCATACCTGCAGGCGGGGTCGCAACGGGATCTCATTTTTGATGCAATGAATCACAATCGGGATATTGCGAGAGACATTGAACTGACCAGCGTGGTCGGAAATTTCATCTGTTGGGATGAGACGGGAGGTTATGGCCAAATTCTCCAGGGTGGCAAGGCGGCGCTACCCGACATTCTGGTGACCGAGAACTTCCACGCCAACCTGCTTAGAAAGGATGCGTCGCAACTACTCGGCAGAGCAATACAGCCCTACTACAGCGCCACAACGAAGCGGTACCTGCTTTCTCTCTATGCGGGATTGTCATCGAAAGATCCCTTAGTACGTTGCGCCTACATGGTCGCTTTCGAGCTACACGCTGCGGACATGATCCAGTCGCTATGGACCACTCTGGTCAAAACCTTTAAGGCGCGGCCTGACGATCTTGAGTACTTCCGCAGCCATGTCGGCGGAGAAGATCCAGCGGAGAAGTATCACGGAGAAATGACAAGCCGACTGATTGGCGAACTTATCCCGGCTGACCGTAATGATCGCTTTTTAGATGAATTCGATCGAGCCTATCGGCTCAGCCTACAGTGGTGCCGCGATCTGCTCAGAATTGTCTCACGTAAGGGAGATCATCACTCGGAGATCGAACACCATGGCCGTTGTCACTGTGGTTCTGTCAAATTCTACGTCAAAGCACCGCGCGAGCTCTCTGCAGTTCGATGCAATTGCTCAATCTGCCAAATGTCTGGATTTCTGCACCTGCTCGTACCTGGCAATAAGCTTGGCATTGAGTGCGGCGAAGAATTCCTCACGGCGTATCAGTTCAACAAGAACATCGCTCGGCACACGTTTTGCCGGGTTTGTGGCATAAAGCCATTCTATAGGCCGCGGTCGAACCCCACCGGGTTCAGCGTAAATATTCGATGCCTCGATAAAAGGACCATCGAACGCATAACAGTAAGCGAGTTCGATGGCGAGCATTGGGACCAAGCATTCCGCTCGATGCAGCAGGACCTTCAGCCCTG